In the genome of Hymenobacter taeanensis, one region contains:
- a CDS encoding family 43 glycosylhydrolase, with protein MLKHKLYCILTVLACLVGGAAQAQNPIITNQFTADPTARLFNGRVYVYPSHDIPAAPGRGRAGWFVMEDYHVFSSANLTDWTDHGVIVTQNKVPWVKPDSYSMWAPDCIARNGKYYFYFPTTPKDTTINKGFTVGVAVADKPTGPFMPEPQPIKGVRGIDPNVFIDQDGQAYLYWSQGNIYGAKLKENMLELASEPVTLGELPTKGLKEGPYLFKRNGTYYLTYPHVANKTERLEYATSTSPLGPFTVKGVLMDESPTGCWTNHHSLLEVKNQWYLFYHHNDLSPTFDKNRSVRIDSLFFEPDGTIRKVVPTLRGVGLTDARQKIQLDRYSRLSSRGASIAFLDTSNTFQGWKTVFANNQGWVQYNDVAFGKQALKTVTLRVQAAAGATVQLRTDGATGPLLAQVTVPKSSQWQEIKAPVSAFKPGTHALVVSSKTNTPVAIDWVKFD; from the coding sequence ATGCTGAAACACAAACTATACTGTATCCTGACTGTCCTAGCCTGCCTCGTGGGCGGTGCGGCCCAGGCGCAGAACCCGATTATTACCAACCAATTCACGGCTGACCCCACGGCGCGCCTGTTTAACGGACGGGTGTACGTGTACCCCTCGCACGATATTCCGGCCGCGCCCGGTCGGGGGCGGGCCGGCTGGTTTGTGATGGAAGACTACCACGTGTTTTCCTCCGCTAACCTCACCGACTGGACCGACCACGGCGTCATCGTCACGCAAAACAAAGTGCCCTGGGTGAAGCCCGACAGCTACAGCATGTGGGCGCCCGACTGCATTGCGCGCAACGGCAAGTACTACTTCTACTTCCCGACTACCCCCAAGGACACGACCATCAACAAGGGCTTTACGGTAGGAGTAGCCGTAGCCGATAAGCCCACCGGCCCCTTCATGCCGGAGCCCCAGCCCATTAAGGGGGTGCGCGGCATCGACCCCAACGTATTTATCGACCAGGATGGACAGGCCTACCTGTATTGGTCGCAGGGCAACATCTATGGGGCCAAGCTCAAAGAAAACATGCTGGAGCTGGCCTCCGAGCCCGTGACGCTGGGCGAGCTACCGACCAAAGGCCTGAAGGAAGGACCCTACCTATTCAAGCGCAACGGCACCTACTACCTCACCTACCCGCACGTGGCCAACAAGACCGAGCGGCTTGAATACGCTACCAGCACCAGCCCCCTGGGTCCGTTCACGGTGAAGGGCGTGCTAATGGACGAGTCGCCGACGGGGTGCTGGACCAACCACCACTCCCTGCTAGAGGTTAAGAACCAGTGGTATTTGTTCTACCACCACAACGACCTGTCGCCTACCTTCGACAAGAATCGCTCGGTGCGCATCGACAGCCTGTTTTTTGAGCCCGATGGTACCATTCGCAAAGTAGTGCCCACCCTGCGCGGCGTAGGCCTGACTGATGCCCGCCAGAAAATTCAGCTGGACCGCTACAGTCGCCTGAGCAGCCGTGGCGCTTCCATTGCCTTTCTGGACACGTCCAACACCTTCCAGGGCTGGAAAACGGTGTTTGCCAACAACCAGGGCTGGGTGCAATACAACGACGTGGCCTTCGGCAAGCAGGCCCTTAAAACAGTAACGCTGCGTGTGCAGGCTGCCGCGGGCGCCACAGTGCAACTGCGCACTGATGGGGCTACCGGCCCGCTACTAGCCCAGGTAACCGTGCCGAAGAGCAGCCAGTGGCAGGAGATAAAAGCACCTGTATCAGCCTTCAAGCCCGGCACGCATGCGTTGGTTGTGTCCTCCAAAACCAACACGCCTGTAGCTATTGACTGGGTCAAGTTTGACTAG
- a CDS encoding glycoside hydrolase family 43 protein: MFFAAAVVAPLTAQVKQAQNPIIFADVPDLSMIRVGDTYYMSSTTMHMTPGVPIMKSKDLVNWHLVSYASDTLGTQDELTLRNGKSTYGRGSWASSLRFHNGTYYVSTFAQTTGKTYIYSTKNIEKGPWKAVSFKPSYHDHSLFFDDDGRVYLVFGAGKLQLIELKADASGVKPGATEQVLIENASTPAGPNLGLPAEGSQLFKIKGKYYLFNITWPKGGMRTVVVHRADKLTGPYEGRVALQDLGVAQGGLIDTPDGRWFSYLFRDYGAVGRIPYLVPVTWADGWPVLGSPAGKVPQTLALPASKGLIPGIVASDEFSRRKGEPALPLVWQWNHNPENSLWSLTDRAGYLRLKTGRTDTTFLLARNTLTQRTIGPTCAGTTALDVSHLKDGDFAGLALLQKRYGLVGVESRNGQKSIVMVSAETEKPVELQRLPLTQNTVYFKAECDFTERKDVATFFYSLDGKTWKAIGGPLKMAYTLPHFMGYRFGLFNYATKQAGGYADFDYFRITETLTGAK, translated from the coding sequence GTGTTCTTCGCGGCGGCGGTAGTGGCGCCGCTGACAGCGCAGGTGAAGCAGGCGCAAAACCCCATCATCTTCGCCGACGTGCCGGACCTGTCCATGATTCGGGTAGGAGACACCTATTACATGAGCAGCACCACCATGCACATGACGCCGGGGGTGCCCATCATGAAATCGAAGGACCTGGTGAACTGGCACCTCGTGAGCTACGCCTCCGACACGCTGGGTACCCAAGATGAGCTGACGCTGCGCAACGGCAAGAGCACCTACGGCCGCGGGTCGTGGGCCAGTAGCCTGCGGTTTCACAACGGTACCTACTACGTTTCGACCTTCGCCCAGACCACGGGCAAGACCTACATTTATTCGACCAAGAACATCGAGAAGGGCCCCTGGAAAGCCGTGTCGTTCAAGCCGAGCTACCACGACCACTCCCTGTTTTTTGATGACGATGGCCGTGTGTACCTAGTGTTTGGGGCCGGTAAGCTGCAACTAATTGAGTTGAAGGCCGACGCCTCTGGCGTGAAGCCTGGCGCCACGGAGCAGGTGCTGATTGAAAATGCCAGCACCCCAGCCGGCCCCAACCTAGGTCTACCCGCCGAAGGGTCGCAGCTGTTCAAAATCAAAGGCAAGTACTACCTCTTCAACATCACCTGGCCCAAAGGCGGCATGCGCACCGTGGTGGTGCATCGGGCCGACAAGCTCACTGGCCCCTACGAAGGCCGGGTGGCGCTGCAAGACCTAGGCGTGGCCCAGGGCGGCCTCATCGATACGCCCGATGGCCGGTGGTTTTCCTACCTGTTCCGCGACTACGGCGCCGTGGGCCGCATCCCGTACCTAGTGCCCGTGACCTGGGCCGATGGCTGGCCGGTGCTGGGTAGCCCGGCTGGCAAGGTGCCCCAGACGCTGGCCCTACCCGCCAGTAAAGGCCTGATTCCGGGCATCGTAGCCTCGGATGAGTTTAGCCGGCGCAAGGGCGAGCCCGCCCTACCCTTGGTGTGGCAGTGGAACCACAACCCTGAAAACTCCCTCTGGTCGCTCACCGACCGTGCGGGCTACCTGCGTCTCAAAACCGGCCGCACGGACACTACCTTCCTGCTGGCCCGTAACACGCTCACCCAGCGCACCATCGGCCCGACTTGCGCCGGCACCACCGCCCTGGATGTGTCGCATCTGAAAGACGGCGACTTCGCGGGCCTGGCCCTCCTGCAAAAGCGCTACGGCCTAGTAGGAGTGGAGTCGCGCAACGGCCAGAAGTCCATCGTTATGGTTAGCGCCGAGACGGAGAAACCCGTGGAATTGCAACGCCTGCCGCTGACGCAGAATACGGTGTACTTCAAGGCGGAATGCGACTTTACGGAGCGCAAAGACGTGGCGACGTTTTTCTACAGCCTCGATGGCAAAACGTGGAAAGCCATTGGCGGCCCGCTCAAGATGGCCTACACGCTGCCTCACTTCATGGGCTACCGGTTTGGGCTGTTCAACTACGCCACGAAGCAGGCGGGCGGCTATGCCGATTTCGACTACTTCCGCATTACGGAGACACTTACCGGAGCTAAGTAG
- a CDS encoding glycosyl hydrolase family 8 — translation MNARFSFLHRSWVGLLLLGLQCAGLGSASAQRTSKPKLAPNAQKGAFYTGKYPSLLRQAGYSQAAIDQKVAQTYHDVFEGPNKVYFEVGDSMAYVSDVKNHDARTEGMSYGMMVAVQMNKKEVFDRLWRWSKKNLQHQSGPLEGYFAWSFSTTTMKLNSEGPASDGELYFITSLLFAANRWGNATGINYYQEARRILDASWKKDGTGGVRNLFNTEHKQITFVPVGDMYNWTDPSYHVPAFLEVWATYAKDGHEPFYRACADTARAFLHRACAAPTGLNYDYTEFSGQPHATKWAPPAFRYDSWRVPMNIAMDYVWFGKDKAWQQQYARRFQGFLRSKGVNTFEDQFNVDGSRPEFILQAGDVKKLRHSLGLVATSASASLMHQDRDLAFVHALWNAKLTPYEDGYFDPYYDGLLYLFSLLHLSGKYQAIKPA, via the coding sequence ATGAATGCACGTTTCTCTTTCCTTCACCGCAGTTGGGTTGGCTTGCTGCTGCTAGGCTTGCAATGTGCTGGCCTAGGTAGTGCGTCTGCCCAGCGCACCTCCAAGCCCAAACTGGCACCCAACGCGCAAAAAGGAGCTTTTTACACGGGTAAGTACCCTAGTTTGCTACGGCAGGCAGGCTACAGCCAGGCCGCCATCGACCAGAAAGTAGCCCAGACCTACCACGATGTGTTTGAAGGGCCCAACAAGGTGTACTTCGAGGTGGGCGACTCGATGGCCTACGTGTCGGATGTGAAAAACCACGATGCCCGCACCGAAGGCATGTCGTACGGGATGATGGTGGCGGTGCAGATGAACAAAAAGGAGGTGTTTGACCGTCTCTGGCGCTGGTCAAAAAAGAACTTGCAGCACCAGAGTGGCCCGCTGGAAGGCTACTTCGCCTGGAGTTTCAGCACTACCACCATGAAGCTCAATTCGGAAGGACCCGCTTCGGATGGCGAGCTGTACTTCATCACCAGCCTGCTGTTTGCCGCCAACCGGTGGGGAAATGCCACCGGCATCAACTACTACCAGGAAGCTCGTCGCATTTTAGATGCCTCGTGGAAAAAAGACGGTACGGGCGGCGTGCGCAACCTCTTCAATACTGAGCACAAGCAAATCACCTTTGTGCCGGTAGGGGATATGTATAACTGGACGGACCCCTCGTACCACGTGCCGGCCTTTCTGGAAGTGTGGGCCACCTACGCCAAGGACGGGCACGAGCCGTTTTACCGGGCCTGCGCCGATACGGCGCGGGCGTTTCTGCACCGCGCCTGCGCCGCGCCCACCGGCCTCAACTACGACTACACCGAGTTTAGCGGCCAGCCCCACGCCACCAAGTGGGCGCCGCCCGCCTTCCGCTACGATTCGTGGCGGGTGCCCATGAACATTGCCATGGACTACGTGTGGTTTGGCAAGGACAAGGCCTGGCAGCAGCAGTATGCGCGGCGCTTCCAAGGGTTTTTGCGCAGCAAAGGGGTGAATACCTTCGAAGACCAGTTCAACGTGGACGGCTCACGGCCTGAGTTTATTCTGCAAGCCGGCGACGTCAAGAAGCTGCGGCACTCCCTGGGCCTGGTTGCCACCAGCGCCTCGGCCTCACTCATGCATCAAGACCGGGACCTGGCTTTCGTGCACGCCCTCTGGAACGCCAAGCTGACCCCCTACGAGGACGGCTACTTTGACCCCTACTACGACGGCCTGCTATATCTCTTCAGCTTGCTGCACTTAAGCGGCAAATACCAGGCTATCAAGCCTGCTTAA
- a CDS encoding glycoside hydrolase family 97 protein — MRLFPLLCLLVLPLAAAQAAKPIQISSPDGAVQVTVDVTAQGQPTYTVRYRQAELLRPSHLGLRLASADLTQGLQLTKAYKQTVVTDDYQLATDKRANCRYRANRRVLHFAGAAGAPQLSVVFQVSNDGVAFQYLLEGPSKEVQRITAEATSFHLPTSAKGWLHPHAKAQTGFANTQPSYEENYQRGIAAGTPSTIGQGWSFPALFQTNGHWVLLTEAGMGRTYAGTHLAHESPDAEYAVAFPQAPEKTTPDAALLPESRLPWSTPWRVVVIGNSLAPIVESTLTTDLSAPAKTPVLTEAPGKSSWSWVLMGDQNTTYDVQRRFIDYAANMGWRYCLVDALWDKQIGYDKTQELAQYARSKNVGLLVWYNSNGHWNQAPQTPTNVLFESESRRKEFARIKQMGVAGIKVDFFGGDGQSFMNYYQDLLVDAAQAGLLVNFHGTTIPRGWNRTYPNLMTMEAVKGFEFLTFDQRNTDQEATHCATLPFTRNAVGPMDFTPMAFSEIRGKERRTSNAFELALSVLFQSGIQHYAEVPEGMAAQPAYVQDFVKKLPPRWADVKLLDGFPGEYAVLARQAPGGEWYVAGINATDAPKTIQVDLGKLGLKNGTLITDGDTNRSFSTRAVAGNTVSVTLPARGGFVVQP; from the coding sequence ATGCGCTTATTCCCACTCCTTTGCCTGCTCGTGCTACCCCTTGCCGCTGCCCAAGCCGCCAAGCCCATCCAGATTAGTAGCCCCGACGGGGCCGTACAGGTGACGGTAGACGTAACGGCCCAAGGCCAGCCTACCTACACCGTGCGCTACCGCCAGGCCGAGCTGCTACGGCCCTCGCACCTAGGCCTCCGCCTCGCCAGCGCCGACCTCACACAGGGCCTCCAGCTAACGAAAGCCTATAAGCAAACGGTTGTAACTGACGACTATCAGCTGGCCACCGACAAGCGGGCCAATTGCCGCTACCGGGCCAACCGGCGCGTGCTGCACTTTGCCGGGGCGGCCGGGGCGCCGCAGCTCAGCGTAGTGTTTCAGGTATCGAATGATGGGGTAGCGTTTCAGTATCTGTTGGAAGGGCCGAGCAAGGAGGTACAGCGCATCACGGCTGAAGCCACTTCTTTTCATTTGCCAACTAGCGCCAAGGGCTGGCTGCACCCGCACGCCAAGGCTCAAACCGGGTTTGCCAACACGCAGCCCTCGTATGAGGAAAATTACCAGCGCGGTATCGCGGCTGGCACGCCGTCAACTATCGGGCAGGGGTGGTCGTTTCCGGCGTTGTTTCAAACCAACGGGCACTGGGTGCTACTGACTGAGGCCGGCATGGGCCGAACCTACGCCGGTACCCACTTGGCCCACGAGTCGCCCGATGCGGAGTATGCTGTGGCATTTCCGCAGGCCCCCGAAAAAACGACGCCTGATGCGGCCCTGCTGCCCGAAAGCCGCCTGCCATGGAGTACGCCCTGGCGCGTGGTAGTGATAGGCAATTCGCTGGCGCCCATTGTAGAATCGACGCTGACGACGGATTTGAGCGCGCCCGCTAAAACGCCAGTGCTCACCGAGGCGCCCGGCAAATCGTCGTGGTCGTGGGTGCTAATGGGGGATCAGAACACCACCTACGACGTGCAGCGCCGCTTCATCGACTATGCCGCCAACATGGGTTGGCGCTACTGCCTGGTCGATGCGCTCTGGGACAAGCAAATAGGCTACGATAAAACGCAGGAGCTAGCCCAGTATGCGCGCTCCAAAAACGTGGGCCTGCTGGTGTGGTACAATTCGAACGGCCACTGGAACCAGGCCCCGCAAACGCCCACCAACGTGCTATTTGAGTCCGAAAGTCGCCGCAAGGAGTTTGCGCGCATCAAGCAAATGGGTGTGGCAGGAATTAAAGTGGACTTCTTCGGGGGCGATGGACAGTCGTTTATGAACTACTACCAGGACTTGCTCGTCGATGCCGCGCAAGCGGGTCTGCTGGTCAACTTTCACGGCACCACCATCCCGCGGGGCTGGAACCGGACTTACCCCAACCTGATGACGATGGAGGCCGTGAAGGGCTTCGAGTTCCTGACCTTCGACCAGCGCAACACCGACCAGGAGGCTACCCACTGCGCTACGCTACCCTTCACCCGCAACGCCGTGGGGCCGATGGACTTCACGCCCATGGCCTTCTCCGAGATTCGGGGCAAGGAGCGGCGCACGTCTAATGCCTTTGAGCTGGCATTGTCGGTGCTGTTTCAGTCGGGCATTCAGCACTACGCCGAGGTGCCCGAGGGCATGGCCGCGCAGCCCGCTTACGTGCAAGACTTCGTGAAGAAACTACCCCCGCGCTGGGCCGATGTGAAGCTGCTCGACGGCTTCCCTGGCGAGTACGCGGTACTGGCCCGCCAGGCCCCCGGCGGCGAGTGGTACGTGGCCGGCATCAACGCCACCGACGCGCCCAAAACCATCCAGGTTGACCTCGGCAAGCTAGGCCTCAAAAACGGCACGCTCATCACCGACGGCGACACCAACCGCAGCTTCAGCACGCGGGCCGTGGCGGGCAATACTGTCAGCGTGACGCTGCCGGCACGGGGCGGCTTCGTGGTGCAGCCCTAG
- a CDS encoding glycoside hydrolase family 43 protein: MKALLGITTAVLIQSSSLFAQSIELVNPILTGFYPDPSITKVGADYYLVNSTFSYFPGIPVMHSRDLKNWKQVGNVIDRPSQMTFLGDRMTRGLFAPAIEYHNGTYYVTCTLIDHKGNFVVTAKNPAGPWSNPTFLPEVKGIDPSLYFEGDKAYVIYNSDPPDNKPLYSGHRSIKIIELNPKTLQTVGEAKIIVNGGVDLSKKPVWIEGPHLMKRGDWYYLYAAEGGTSVNHTEVVFRGKAPLGPFVPYEKNPILSQRELPKDRKDPITSAGHAQFVEGPDGKTYAIFLAVRPYEENFYNTGRETFIVPVVWKDEWPVMDPGPNGVQYSYRANFPEVKQKGALPQNGNFAYTLTFEKQLDPALLFLRTVDSTNFSLSKAKGLTLKLKPETCAETGNPAFIGKRQQHMYGSAETELTFAAKAANETAGLVVFQDEKHFYYLCKSVENGKPVVQLLKSTADAKNTELLAKALLKAAAGKVQLRINADGDTYSFRFSEDGKKYTVLKDKVDARFLSTQVAGGFIGCLYGMYGTSAGQPTTNTASFKWLKYEGHDPMYKK; the protein is encoded by the coding sequence ATGAAAGCATTGCTGGGTATCACTACTGCTGTACTCATACAAAGCTCAAGTCTATTTGCACAATCGATTGAGTTGGTTAACCCTATTCTGACGGGTTTTTACCCAGATCCGAGTATTACTAAGGTGGGCGCGGATTATTACCTGGTGAACTCCACTTTCTCTTACTTTCCCGGTATACCGGTCATGCACAGCCGAGACCTTAAGAACTGGAAGCAGGTAGGGAACGTAATTGACCGGCCCTCGCAAATGACCTTTTTGGGCGACCGGATGACCCGTGGGTTGTTCGCGCCAGCCATTGAGTACCACAATGGCACGTACTACGTCACCTGCACGCTCATCGACCACAAGGGCAACTTTGTAGTGACGGCCAAAAACCCAGCCGGGCCGTGGAGCAATCCAACTTTCCTGCCCGAGGTGAAGGGCATTGACCCCTCCCTGTACTTTGAGGGCGATAAGGCCTACGTTATCTACAACAGCGACCCACCCGACAACAAGCCGCTGTATAGCGGTCACCGCTCCATCAAGATTATTGAGCTGAACCCCAAAACGTTGCAGACCGTGGGCGAGGCAAAGATTATAGTGAACGGTGGGGTAGACCTGAGCAAGAAGCCCGTCTGGATTGAAGGCCCACACCTGATGAAGCGAGGCGACTGGTACTACCTGTACGCGGCGGAAGGTGGCACATCGGTCAACCACACGGAGGTGGTATTCCGCGGCAAGGCGCCCCTGGGGCCCTTTGTGCCCTACGAGAAAAACCCTATCCTCTCGCAGCGCGAGCTGCCCAAAGACCGCAAGGATCCCATTACCTCGGCCGGGCACGCCCAGTTTGTAGAGGGCCCCGATGGCAAGACCTACGCTATTTTCCTGGCTGTGCGACCCTACGAGGAAAACTTCTATAACACGGGCCGCGAGACCTTCATTGTGCCCGTGGTGTGGAAAGATGAGTGGCCCGTCATGGACCCAGGACCAAACGGCGTGCAGTATTCCTACAGAGCCAACTTCCCCGAGGTAAAGCAGAAAGGCGCCCTGCCACAAAACGGCAATTTCGCCTATACGCTCACTTTCGAGAAGCAGCTCGACCCGGCGCTCTTGTTCCTACGCACGGTGGATAGCACCAATTTCTCCCTGAGTAAGGCAAAAGGCCTCACTCTGAAACTGAAGCCCGAAACGTGCGCCGAAACCGGCAACCCGGCCTTCATCGGCAAGCGCCAGCAGCACATGTACGGCAGCGCCGAAACCGAGCTGACGTTTGCGGCCAAGGCGGCCAACGAAACGGCGGGACTGGTGGTGTTCCAAGATGAGAAGCACTTCTACTACCTCTGTAAGTCGGTGGAGAATGGCAAGCCCGTTGTGCAACTGCTTAAGAGCACGGCCGATGCGAAGAACACCGAGCTGCTGGCAAAAGCGCTGCTGAAAGCGGCGGCCGGCAAGGTGCAGCTGCGCATTAATGCCGACGGCGACACCTATAGCTTCCGCTTTTCGGAGGATGGCAAAAAGTACACGGTGCTGAAAGACAAGGTAGATGCGCGCTTCCTGAGCACGCAGGTAGCGGGCGGCTTCATTGGCTGCCTCTACGGCATGTACGGCACCTCGGCCGGGCAGCCCACTACCAATACGGCCTCCTTCAAGTGGCTGAAGTACGAGGGCCACGACCCCATGTACAAGAAATAA